A single Carnobacterium inhibens subsp. inhibens DSM 13024 DNA region contains:
- a CDS encoding two-component system regulatory protein YycI — protein MDFKRIQIIFIITFLFLNTFLIVTYIDKNKNYYSSSSNQVIDFSKEMENENIKLPKFSENENKVPYVQAETHTLLEDNVDQLSNHSGVIEEDGSLYSSLLSKPLALSEETELTKEDIELLTEFVLSEQVLFGAEYRYFNYNATNQQITFAQIANNIPIADGTSEIIFHLNNKKEVISYDQTYAGPVTVQGESRTLITDKNAVEILYQNDEIPANATVKKPVLTYSKTLSLQKLSMYAPVWYIQIINSGNTEFKRVDALSGSIIRSNTSDTSKVQESEVSESSN, from the coding sequence ATGGATTTTAAACGAATTCAAATTATTTTCATTATTACGTTTCTCTTTTTAAATACGTTCTTGATTGTTACCTATATTGATAAGAATAAAAATTATTACTCTAGTAGCTCAAATCAAGTAATTGATTTTTCTAAAGAAATGGAAAATGAGAATATTAAGTTACCGAAATTTTCAGAAAATGAAAATAAAGTGCCTTATGTTCAAGCTGAAACTCATACATTGTTAGAAGACAATGTAGATCAATTAAGTAATCACTCTGGAGTAATTGAAGAAGATGGCTCACTTTATAGCAGTTTGCTTTCTAAGCCGCTTGCTTTATCAGAAGAAACGGAACTAACTAAGGAAGATATTGAATTGTTAACAGAATTTGTATTGAGTGAACAAGTGTTATTTGGTGCCGAATACCGTTATTTTAACTACAATGCTACAAACCAACAAATAACATTTGCTCAAATAGCAAATAATATTCCTATTGCAGATGGAACGTCAGAAATCATATTTCATTTAAATAATAAAAAAGAAGTGATCTCTTATGACCAAACGTATGCTGGGCCAGTTACAGTTCAAGGTGAAAGCCGTACTCTGATCACAGATAAAAATGCTGTTGAGATTTTGTATCAAAATGATGAGATACCAGCAAATGCTACAGTGAAAAAACCAGTATTAACTTACTCTAAAACTCTTTCTTTACAAAAATTAAGCATGTATGCACCTGTGTGGTATATTCAGATCATCAATAGTGGGAATACAGAATTTAAACGAGTTGATGCTCTTAGTGGCAGTATTATTCGGTCAAATACGTCTGACACATCCAAAGTGCAAGAATCGGAAGTAAGCGAAAGTTCAAATTAA
- a CDS encoding type I restriction-modification system subunit M translates to MAEVINSADLGFEKEIFKAADKLRGNIDASEYKNIVLGLIFLKYISDSFEERYQELLEEGDGFEEDRDEYLAENIFFVPEKARWDYIAKHATEPEIGQVIDQAMISIEEDNDRLRGILPKNYARPELDKRRLGEVVDLFNNLKLKEHGDSKDILGRTYEYAIAQFASLEGKNAGEFYTPSSIVKTLVGILEPYEGRVYDPCCGAGGMFVQSAKFVENHQGRINELSIYGQEANANTWKLAQMNLAIHGIEGDLGQGAADTFYNNQHQSMRADYVLANPPFNMSDWGGDKLAEDVRWQYGTPPEGNANFAWMQHMIYHLAPNGKLGLVLANGSLSSGGREGEIRANIIKDDLVEAVISMPGKLFYSTGIAVSLWIINKNKKRKGKTLFIDARSLGNMISRAHRELSIEDIDNIANAYHSFKKGENVQKLGYVHEASLEEIEQNNFVLTPGRYVGMEEVKDDGISFEEKMEILTAELGDLISESHKLEDEIREQVGGIGFDV, encoded by the coding sequence TTGGCTGAAGTAATAAATAGTGCGGATTTAGGTTTTGAAAAAGAAATTTTTAAAGCAGCAGACAAATTACGAGGAAATATTGATGCTTCAGAATATAAGAATATTGTTTTAGGATTAATTTTTTTGAAATATATATCTGATAGCTTTGAAGAACGATATCAAGAATTGCTCGAAGAAGGCGACGGTTTTGAGGAAGATCGAGACGAATATCTCGCTGAAAATATATTCTTCGTTCCTGAAAAAGCACGTTGGGACTACATAGCCAAGCATGCGACAGAGCCAGAAATTGGACAGGTCATTGATCAAGCAATGATCTCAATTGAGGAAGATAATGATCGGTTGAGAGGTATTTTACCAAAAAATTATGCACGCCCTGAATTAGATAAACGTCGTTTAGGAGAAGTCGTAGATTTATTTAACAACTTAAAGTTAAAAGAACATGGAGATTCAAAAGATATTTTAGGTCGTACTTATGAATATGCTATTGCGCAATTTGCAAGTTTAGAAGGTAAGAATGCTGGAGAGTTCTATACACCTTCAAGTATTGTAAAAACTTTAGTGGGAATTCTAGAACCGTATGAAGGACGAGTTTATGACCCATGCTGTGGAGCGGGTGGGATGTTTGTCCAATCAGCTAAGTTTGTCGAAAATCATCAAGGTCGTATAAATGAACTGTCGATTTATGGACAAGAAGCAAATGCAAACACATGGAAGCTTGCGCAAATGAACCTAGCGATCCATGGTATAGAAGGTGACTTAGGACAAGGTGCAGCAGATACTTTCTATAATAATCAACATCAAAGCATGCGTGCAGATTATGTTTTAGCTAATCCGCCATTTAATATGAGCGATTGGGGAGGCGATAAATTAGCTGAAGATGTTCGTTGGCAATATGGTACACCACCGGAAGGAAATGCCAACTTTGCCTGGATGCAACATATGATTTATCACTTGGCCCCCAATGGGAAATTAGGTCTCGTTCTAGCGAATGGTTCATTATCTTCAGGTGGTAGAGAAGGGGAAATTCGTGCGAATATTATTAAAGATGATTTAGTAGAAGCGGTTATTTCAATGCCAGGAAAATTATTCTACTCGACGGGAATCGCTGTGTCGCTTTGGATTATCAATAAAAATAAAAAACGAAAAGGAAAGACACTTTTCATTGATGCCCGCAGTCTAGGAAATATGATTTCACGAGCGCACCGAGAATTATCAATAGAAGATATCGATAATATAGCTAATGCATATCATAGTTTTAAGAAAGGTGAAAACGTACAAAAGTTAGGATACGTTCACGAAGCTAGTCTAGAAGAAATTGAACAAAATAACTTTGTATTAACACCTGGAAGATATGTTGGAATGGAAGAAGTGAAAGATGATGGTATCTCATTTGAAGAAAAGATGGAAATTTTAACAGCGGAACTTGGAGACTTAATAAGCGAATCTCACAAATTAGAAGATGAAATTAGAGAACAAGTAGGTGGGATTGGTTTTGATGTATAA
- a CDS encoding MBL fold metallo-hydrolase: MLSNESNDLKVSILASGSSGNVTYIESEKKKLLVDSGLSGKKITELLKKINRNVADLDGILVTHEHRDHVHGVGVLARKYHLDVYANAETWEAMSPIIGTIKTEQKYLFEMGKTMTIGDIDVESFGVSHDAVAPQFYSFHKDNKNFVMLTDTGYVSDRMRGIVSNADAYLFESNHDLEMLRMGNYPWHLKQRILGDKGHLSNEDGALALSEIIGDATKRVYLGHLSKDNNLKELAHLTAVNILKEKETGVEDKFIVFDTDPVEPTSLFVI; encoded by the coding sequence ATGTTATCCAATGAAAGTAATGATTTAAAGGTTAGTATTCTTGCCAGTGGAAGTTCTGGAAATGTAACCTATATAGAATCCGAAAAGAAAAAATTATTAGTCGATAGCGGACTAAGCGGAAAAAAAATAACTGAATTATTAAAAAAGATAAATCGAAATGTAGCAGACTTAGATGGAATCTTAGTGACACATGAACACCGAGATCATGTACATGGAGTTGGTGTGTTGGCTCGAAAATACCATTTAGACGTTTATGCAAATGCGGAAACCTGGGAAGCTATGTCACCTATTATTGGTACGATTAAGACAGAACAAAAGTATTTATTCGAAATGGGAAAAACAATGACTATTGGAGACATAGATGTAGAAAGCTTCGGTGTTTCGCATGATGCAGTTGCTCCTCAATTTTATAGTTTTCATAAAGATAATAAGAATTTTGTGATGTTGACTGATACAGGTTATGTTAGTGACCGTATGAGAGGGATCGTGTCGAATGCAGATGCGTATTTATTTGAGAGCAATCATGATCTTGAAATGTTACGGATGGGCAATTATCCATGGCATTTAAAACAACGTATTTTGGGAGATAAAGGACATCTTTCAAACGAAGATGGTGCATTAGCATTGTCAGAAATTATAGGAGATGCTACTAAAAGAGTTTATCTAGGTCATTTAAGTAAAGATAATAATTTAAAAGAACTGGCTCATTTGACAGCTGTAAATATTTTAAAGGAAAAAGAAACAGGGGTAGAAGATAAGTTTATAGTTTTTGATACGGATCCTGTTGAACCTACTTCATTATTTGTTATTTAA
- a CDS encoding S1C family serine protease, with protein sequence MSDENKHDQPNLPLHEKEEQPLKNQKDSRITNTESSPEKSKKKSSWKSGIIGGLVGGLVVAALGGGYLAATDDGINTNTSTGMVDKDTGEVVTTNVSVDVTSDVTEAVAKVEDAVVSVVNMQSQSSNGFGGAFETDESMQEEGSLETAGEGSGVIYKKDNDTAYVVTNNHVIDGSDAIEVILKDGTKVEAELIGTDIWTDLAVLSIPSEKVTTVATFGDSDALKVGEPSIAIGSPLGTNFASSVTQGIISAKNRSVETDITGDGVVDWEVTALQTDAAINPGNSGGALINIAGQVIGINSMKISSDTVEGMGFAIPSNDVVSIINQLEANGEVVRPVLGISLLDLSEISEQQQETVLKLPEEISSGIVVAEVQSGSAAEIGGLEQYDVIVKFNGVEVTDSISLRKEIYASELGKEIEIEFYRNGELQKATVTMTAAETSL encoded by the coding sequence ATGAGTGATGAGAACAAACACGATCAACCAAATTTGCCGTTACATGAAAAAGAAGAACAACCATTAAAAAATCAAAAAGATAGCAGAATAACAAATACTGAATCTTCTCCTGAAAAAAGCAAGAAAAAAAGTTCATGGAAAAGTGGCATTATTGGAGGGCTGGTCGGTGGTTTAGTTGTAGCAGCTTTAGGTGGAGGATACTTGGCAGCTACTGATGATGGTATCAATACCAATACAAGTACAGGTATGGTTGATAAAGATACCGGTGAAGTCGTTACAACTAATGTGAGTGTGGATGTGACTTCTGACGTTACAGAAGCTGTAGCCAAAGTAGAAGATGCAGTCGTTTCAGTTGTAAATATGCAATCTCAATCAAGTAATGGATTCGGTGGTGCATTTGAAACCGATGAAAGCATGCAAGAAGAAGGCAGTTTAGAAACAGCTGGAGAAGGTAGTGGAGTTATCTATAAAAAAGATAATGATACGGCTTATGTTGTAACTAATAATCATGTTATCGATGGTTCCGATGCCATTGAAGTTATTTTAAAAGATGGAACAAAAGTTGAAGCTGAGTTAATTGGAACAGATATTTGGACAGATTTAGCGGTATTATCTATTCCATCTGAAAAAGTAACAACTGTTGCTACTTTTGGTGATTCTGATGCCTTAAAAGTTGGTGAACCTTCAATTGCGATAGGTTCTCCTTTAGGTACAAACTTTGCTTCTTCAGTAACCCAAGGGATCATTTCTGCTAAAAATAGAAGTGTTGAGACGGATATTACAGGCGATGGCGTAGTAGATTGGGAAGTTACAGCTCTTCAAACCGACGCAGCTATCAATCCAGGTAATTCTGGTGGTGCTTTGATCAATATAGCTGGTCAAGTAATTGGAATCAATTCAATGAAAATCTCTAGTGATACTGTCGAAGGAATGGGATTTGCTATTCCAAGCAATGACGTTGTTAGCATCATTAATCAATTGGAAGCAAATGGTGAAGTTGTTCGTCCGGTATTGGGAATTAGCTTATTGGATTTAAGTGAAATATCTGAACAACAACAAGAAACAGTCTTGAAATTACCTGAAGAAATTTCTTCTGGTATTGTAGTTGCGGAAGTTCAATCAGGATCTGCTGCTGAAATAGGAGGATTAGAACAATACGATGTTATTGTAAAATTCAACGGTGTAGAAGTTACAGACTCCATTTCCTTACGTAAAGAAATCTATGCTTCAGAGCTAGGTAAAGAAATTGAAATTGAATTTTATCGCAATGGTGAATTACAAAAAGCTACAGTCACAATGACTGCTGCTGAAACGAGTTTATAA
- a CDS encoding YycH family regulatory protein gives MKKELFLKIVLGALICLSLFLTFIIWTRPSQFNEEINTNQGTTSSVSVARKLPQVFGPTQIVLHSYGETNVFFQSDVVSSLTKELANWKIHSVEEPVELSNEEYQDKLNQTNAVEMVFTQKISFGIFSDVFDNLAGEYYDRSFNRLYFSEDDVDQIYFYNTQSKLFYSETIEGIDQKKVNELLNDEKEKYYAATAVLDEGKQVYTSLNEVELPYLSYLVERQTNQLFIEQLFDDTSEVREDSDNSENIVSYNDYVSELQINENTDILTYYRNRNSENKLSITDTLRESYNELIQYENWSSTVHYFDYNDSTREVIYRRYIEGLPVFSELFDYGTTHITVVEDGLSRLQVPLVIAQTPISDVEEQKTLPSGVSILESLEAYGYDSEEIDDIKIGYTWTNNKESDRVINLEPNWYIKINGTWELAKNLLLNEGGQ, from the coding sequence ATGAAAAAAGAATTATTTTTAAAAATCGTTCTGGGTGCTCTCATTTGTTTGAGTCTCTTTTTAACTTTTATTATTTGGACTAGACCTAGTCAATTTAATGAAGAGATAAATACTAATCAAGGGACCACATCATCAGTATCTGTTGCGCGAAAATTGCCGCAAGTATTTGGACCTACTCAAATTGTTCTCCATTCTTATGGCGAAACAAATGTTTTTTTTCAATCAGACGTTGTGAGCTCTTTAACTAAGGAGCTTGCCAACTGGAAGATTCATTCTGTAGAAGAACCTGTTGAATTAAGCAATGAAGAGTACCAAGACAAATTAAACCAAACAAATGCGGTTGAAATGGTTTTTACACAAAAAATTTCTTTCGGTATTTTTTCAGATGTGTTTGATAATCTTGCAGGTGAATATTATGATCGTTCCTTCAATCGTCTATATTTTTCGGAAGACGATGTGGATCAAATTTATTTCTATAATACGCAGTCAAAATTATTTTACAGCGAAACAATAGAAGGAATTGATCAGAAGAAGGTAAATGAGTTACTAAATGATGAAAAAGAGAAGTATTATGCAGCGACAGCTGTTTTAGACGAAGGAAAACAAGTCTATACATCGCTAAATGAAGTTGAATTGCCTTACTTAAGTTACTTAGTAGAAAGGCAAACAAATCAATTGTTCATTGAACAATTATTTGATGATACTTCAGAAGTAAGAGAAGATAGTGATAACTCGGAAAATATTGTTAGTTATAATGATTATGTGAGCGAACTGCAAATCAATGAAAACACAGATATTTTAACGTATTATAGAAATCGGAATTCAGAAAATAAGTTGTCCATTACAGACACACTTAGAGAAAGTTACAATGAATTGATCCAATATGAAAATTGGTCTTCAACGGTTCATTATTTTGATTATAATGACTCAACAAGAGAAGTAATCTATCGTCGTTATATTGAAGGACTACCAGTATTTAGTGAGCTTTTTGATTATGGAACAACGCACATCACAGTTGTTGAAGATGGATTGTCTCGATTACAAGTTCCTTTAGTCATTGCTCAAACGCCAATTTCGGATGTAGAAGAACAAAAGACATTGCCAAGTGGAGTAAGTATTTTAGAATCTTTAGAAGCGTATGGCTATGACAGTGAAGAAATTGATGATATTAAAATTGGCTATACTTGGACTAATAACAAGGAATCAGACCGTGTAATCAATTTAGAACCTAATTGGTATATTAAAATTAATGGAACTTGGGAACTTGCTAAAAACCTACTTCTAAATGAAGGAGGTCAATAA
- the rlmH gene encoding 23S rRNA (pseudouridine(1915)-N(3))-methyltransferase RlmH → MNIKIITVGKLKEKYLKMGIAEYAKRLSAYCKMELIEVPDEKAPEKLSEAEMVQVKEKEGERILAKIPDQAFVFALAIEGKQRTSEEFAKEIEQLGVQGKSTIVFVIGGSLGLSDAVMKRSNTPISFGKMTLPHQLMRLVLIEQIYRGFKIVRNEPYHK, encoded by the coding sequence TTGAACATCAAAATAATAACTGTGGGTAAATTAAAAGAAAAATATTTAAAAATGGGAATTGCAGAATATGCTAAACGATTATCAGCCTATTGTAAAATGGAATTAATTGAAGTGCCGGATGAAAAAGCACCTGAGAAATTAAGTGAAGCTGAAATGGTACAAGTCAAAGAAAAAGAAGGCGAACGGATTTTAGCGAAAATTCCAGATCAAGCATTTGTTTTTGCATTAGCTATTGAAGGGAAACAACGAACTTCAGAAGAATTTGCAAAAGAGATTGAACAACTGGGAGTTCAAGGGAAAAGTACCATTGTTTTTGTGATAGGTGGGTCATTAGGTTTAAGTGATGCAGTAATGAAAAGAAGCAATACACCCATCTCATTTGGAAAAATGACGCTTCCTCATCAATTGATGCGATTAGTTTTAATTGAACAGATCTATCGTGGCTTCAAAATTGTTAGGAATGAACCATATCATAAATGA
- a CDS encoding CxxH/CxxC protein, with product MDKILACQEHIEEALDDAVYGGFEMPVLDQLLLVDNSKHKCGYCEQDAIYVVSNKHSTTR from the coding sequence ATGGATAAAATTTTAGCGTGCCAAGAACATATAGAAGAAGCTTTAGATGACGCAGTTTATGGCGGTTTTGAAATGCCGGTGCTAGACCAATTATTGCTTGTTGATAACTCAAAACATAAATGCGGTTATTGCGAGCAGGATGCAATATATGTAGTGTCGAACAAGCATTCTACCACTAGATAA